A single region of the Tachyglossus aculeatus isolate mTacAcu1 chromosome X1, mTacAcu1.pri, whole genome shotgun sequence genome encodes:
- the LOC119919850 gene encoding ovomucoid-like, with protein sequence MKGTSVFTLLTLAVAFYIDAVTCGTEVDCSRYPSGEEGQSIPCPRNLSPVCGSNNKTYDSECMLCSYNSEFGLNVTKLHDGPCEK encoded by the exons ATGAAGGGAACCAGTGTCTTTACTCTCCTCACCCTGGCTGTGGCCTTTTACATTG ATGCTGTCACTTGTGGGACTGAG GTTGACTGCAGCAGGTACCCTAGTGGTGAAGAAGGCCAATCAATACCATGTCCAAGAAACTTGAGTCCCGTGTGTGGCAGCAATAATAAGACCTACGACAGTGAGTGTATGCTCTGTTCCTACAACTC GGAATTTGGACTCAATGTTACAAAACTTCATGATGGACCATGT GAGAAGTAA